The genome window GGGGCGGCGGCGGGGGCCTTCGCCGAGGTGCGACTGCAGCAGCGTGACGGTGTCGACGGTCCAGGCCGGACCCTCGTAGGAGTCGAGGATCCGGATCCAGCGGGTGACGTCGATCGGGAAACCGAGTCGCGCGACGGTGAGATGTGGGCGGAACCGGGCTCCGTCGACGGCGATGCCCGAGGCATTGGCGGCGTTGCGGGCGTTGACGGCCAGCGCCTCCACCGCGCCCTCGGGGGCGGTGACGCCGACCCACAGGACCTTGGCGCGGGCCGCGTCGGGGAAGGCGCCGCCTCCGCCGAGCGCCGCCTCGAAGGGTGTACGTCGACCCAGCGACTGAGACAGGCGCTCGGCCCAGTCGTCGACCACGGTCTCCGAGGTGGAGGCGGCGAAGGCGAGCGTCACATGGAACTGCTCGGCCCCGGCCCAGCGCAGATCACCGTGCTCACGGCGTACGTCCAGGAAGTCATCGAGGTGCTCGATGACGTCAGCGGGCGGGACGAGTGCGGCGAAGACCCTCATGCGTCAGACGACGGTGGTGCCGAGCAGGTGGCCGATCCCCCAGGTGACGAGCATCGCCAAGACTCCCCCGGCGACGTTGCGAACGAGTGCGCGGCCGGGCTTGGCGTAGCCGACCTTGGCGGAGACCCATCCGGTGATGGCGAGCGCGACCGCGACCGCCGCCAGCGTGGCCCAGATGCGCACACCGGCCGGGAGCAGGATCATGAGGACCGGCAGCAGCGCGCCGATCGTGAACGAGACGGCGGAGGCGAGCGCCGCGCCCCATGGGTTGGTCACGTCGTCGACGTCGATGTTGAACTCGAGCTTCGCGTGGACACGCAGGTCGTTCCACTCGGTCAGCTCGACAGCGGCCTTGGCGGCGGTCTCGGGCGTGAGGCCGCGCTCCTCGAGCATGTGCGTGAGGTGATGCAACTCCTCCTCGGGCATGTGCGCGAGGTCGTGCTTCTCGGCGTCGATGAGCGCGAGCTCGGCGTCGCGCTGGGTCGAGACCGAGACGTACTCACCGGCCGCCATCGACAGCGCACCGGCGACCAGTGCCGCGACACCCGCGATCACGATGTCGCTGCGGTTGCTGGTGGCGCCCGCGACACCCATGACGATGCCCGCGACCGACACGATGCCGTCGTTGGCCCCGAGGACACCGGCCCGAAGCCAGTTCAGTCTGTTGCTGAGCCCCTCGCCGACATCGCCGTGCGCGTGCTCGTGGAGATCGATCAGCTCCGCCATGCCGGAACAGTAAGCCCCGCCTCCGTGGAGATTCCACGAAGGCGGGGCTTAGTCGGTACGTCGACCGCGACCCGATCAGTCGGTGCCGGTCACGTCCACGACCGTCTGGGCGAGGACGCTCGAACCGTCGGTGTGATCGACGACGCCGAGGTACTCACCGGCCGGCGAGGCGCCGCTCCAGCTGACGCCGACGGTGCCGCTGGTGTTGACGGTCGCCGAGGCCGGTGCCGAGGTGACGGTCAGGCTGCCGCCAGCGGTGGGCACGATCCAGTTGTCGATCGAGAACTCGTGCGTGGCCGCGCCGACCTGCCAGCCGTGGACGACCAGCGTGTAGGCGCCCGCCGCCGGGTGGGACAGGTCGATCTCCTCGTCGGTGCCGCCGTTGGTCGACTTCGCGACGACCGTGCCGTCGGGACCGAGGAGGTAGAGGTCGATGTCGTCCTCGCCGGGCACCGCGTAGGCGATCCGCCAGTAGGCCGTGTCACCGATCGTGACCGGGACCTTCACCACGCCGCCCTGATCGTCGTCCGAGCTCGGGTAGGTCTGGTCCGGGTCCTGCGCGACGGAGCCGGTGAGCGGCGCCGAGGCCACCAGGCCGGACGCGACCGCCGAGTAGGTGCCGGTGTCACCGAACTTCACCGGGATCTCGGCGGTGCCCGAGGCACCCGACCCGGAGACGGCCGCCTCCGTGCCGAGCGCGGAGGCCTTGACCGCGATCGTGCTGTTGACCCGGTAGCCCGAGCCGTTCCAGGTCAGGTTCCCGAAGCGCCACTCACCCTCAGGAGCCGAGCCGGTGTTGGTGATCGTGACCTCGAAGGAGGCCGACTCCCCCGCACCGACGGTCAGCGTCGACGGCGAGACCGCGAGGGCGTAGCCCTTCGGGGCACCCGACGTGTCGGCCGTGACCGTGATCGACTTGGAGCTCACGTTGGTGACCGTGCGCTTCACCGTCTCCGAGCCCACCAGCGCTGAGACGCCGATCGTGGCCAGGTTCAGGTCCTCGGTCTTCGTCGGGACACCTGCCGCCGCAAGGGATCCGCACGTCTTGGCCGCGTCGGCGAAGAGGCCGGGGGCCGCGTCGCAGTAGAAGCCGAGGTAGTCGTTGAAGCCTGCGTCGTACACCAGGCCGGGGTTGAAGAGGCCGGGCTTGGTGAGCACGCCCGGGTTGACCTCCCCGGCACCGCGATCGAACGGGCCCGCGAGCGTCGTACGGTCGTTGTCCCGGATGTCGAGCGAGGCGGTCGTCTGCAGCGCCGACTTGGCCTCGGCCGCACTCCAGTCGGGGTGGGCCTGCTTGAGCAGCGCGTAGATGCCCGCGATCTGCGGAGCGGCCATCGAGGTGCCGGCGATCGCCTGGAAGGTCTCACCCTGGACGAAGCCCTCATCGGTGAACGGCGAGGCACCGGCCAGCACCTGGATGCCGGGTGCGGTGATGTCGGGCTTGATGATCGAGGCCGCCGTCGGCGACTCACCGCGGGAGGAGAAGACCGTCACCGACGGCGCCTTCCACGGCTCCGTCACGATCGTCGAGGTCTCCGTGATCGCGGCCGTGGCCGTGCCCTTGGCGGAGTGGATGTACGCCGTGATCCTGTCGCCCACCGACTGGTCGACGTGCACGGTCGGCACGAAGAAGGTGTCGGTGAAGAGATTGTCCTGCTCCGGGGTGTCGACGTTGGCGAGGATCATGCCGACGCCACCGGCGTTGGAGACGGTCAGGCTCTTCTCGACGCGGCCGTTCGAGCCGCGGTGGCACTCCACGATCTTGCCCTTCACGCTGGCGGTGAACGACGTGTCGACGAGGCAGAGCGGGTTGCCGAGGTCAGCGGCGTCGACGATCGGCTTCGACGGAAGCGTGGCCGTCACGGAGGCGCCGGTGTAGGTCCGGCCGTTGCCGAGCTTGAGCGTTCCCTGGTAGAACCGCGGCTCGGTGCCGGCGGCGACCGACGTCACCCACGGGCTGTCGGAGGGGCCGCCGATGGTCTCCGGGCCGGGGCCCGAGTTGCCCGCGGAGACGGAGGCGAAGACGCCCGCGTCAGCCGCGAAGAGGAACGAGACCGCGTCGGCACCGAGGAGGTTCGCACCACCACCGATCGAGTAGTTGATCACGTCCACGCCGTCTGCGACGGCCTGGTCGATCGCGGCTGACAGGTCGGAGGTGAAGCCGCCGCCGTTGCCGAGGGCCTTGTAGGCGATGATCTGCGCCCGCGGCGCGATGCCGGTCGTGGTGTCGACGTACCGGCCCTGGATGTAGGCCTTGACGTCGGCGTCGCCGGCGGTGGTCGAGGCGGTGTGCGTGCCGTGGCCCTCGTCGTCACGTGCGGAGACGAACTCGTCGGGCTCCGCACCCTCGACCGCGCGATAGGTCGTGGTCTCGTCGCGCGCACCGACCAGCTTGTTGTTACAGGTGAACGGCTTGTCGTTGGGGTTCGCGGCGGTGTTGCCGAACTGGCAGGAGTCCGGGCCGAGGTCCGGCGCGGCGGGGAAGGTGCCGTCGTCGGCGAAGCTCGGGTGCTCGGGCCAGATGCCCGTGTCGATCACACCGACGAGGACGCCCTCGCCGTTGATGCCTGAGGCGTAGGCCTCGCCCTTGTCGGTCAGGTTGAGGAACTGCTCCTCGGTCGGAACCTTCCCCTTCGCCGTGGGCGTGTACGCCGACGGCGCCTTGGTCCCGCCGGGGCGGGTCTTCTGCGTGCTGCTCGGGAGGGTCGTCTGCTCACGGTCGTGCTTCCGGACCGGGCCGGCCTTGAAGGAGGCCGGCGCCGCGGTCGAGTCCTCGGCCTGGCGGAGCTCGTTCGGTACGACGGCCGCGACCTTCGGGTCGGCGGCCAGTCGGAGGGCGTCGGCGTGGTCGACGCCGGCGACGGCGAAGCCGTTGGCGGCGACGGTCAGGTCCTGCGTGACCGTGGAGGTGGCGACGCCGGCGTCCTCGAGGACCGCGTCGTGGTCCGCAACGATCGCGGCCTGCGCCTTGCTCGCCGCCTCGGTGTCGAGCTGGTCCTTCGAGAACTTACCGAGCAGCGGATCCGACTTGAGCAGCACGACATAGCTGTCGTACTTGCTGACGGCGACGGACTTGCCCATCCCCGTCGAGGCGACGAAGTCGCCCTGCTTGTGGGTGAGGGGCGCGGCCGAGGCCGCCGGTGCGAGGGCCGGCACGATCAGTGCTCCGGCGCCGAGTGTCGTTGCCGCGAGCGCGGCAACAGACAGACGTGTCAACTTGTTCACGAATACTCCCGAGATTCGTGGGGTGCGGGCGCACCACACGTGCTCGGGATGGTGCCATGGCGGAACGTCGCCGCGTAAGGCAAATTTTGGTCACGGAACGGCAACGCCGCCCGCTCCCGGAGAAGTGGGCGGCGTCGTACTGCCGAAGGAGAGGACAGCGAGCGTCAGAGGCCCAGATCGCGGCCGATGAGCTCCTTCATGATCTCGTTGGAACCGGCCCAGATCTTCGTGACGCGGGCATCGCGCCAGGCGCGGGCCACCCGGTACTCGTTCATGAAGCCGTAGCCACCGTGGAGCTGGACGCAGTGGTCGAGCACCTCGCTCTGCACCTGGCTCGTCCACCACTTGGCCTTGGACGCCTCGACGTGGGAGAGGTTGCCCTTCGAGTGCTCGAGAACGCAGCGGTCGAGGAACGCCTCGGAGACCTCGACCTGCGTGAAGAGCTCGGCGAGGAGGAACTTGTTGTGCTGGAACTGGCCGATCGACTGGCCGAAGGCCTTGCGGTCCTTGGTGTACTGCAGCGTCTCGATCAGGATCTGCTTGGCGTGCGCGAGGTTGGCGACCGCGCAGGAGAGGCGCTCCTGCTGGAGCTTCTGCATCATGTGGATGAAGCCCATATTGAGCTCACCGATGATCTCGGCGTCGGTGACCCGGACGTTCTCGAAGAAGAGCTCGGCGGTGTCGGACTCCTCCATGCCGACCTTGTCGAGCTTGCGGCCGCGGCTGAAGCCCTCCTTGGTCGCCTCGATCGCGAAGAGGGTGATGCCCTTCGGGCCCTTCTCCGGGTCGGTGCGGGCCGCGGTCACCACGAGGTCGGCGGAGAAGCCGTTGGTGATGAAGGTCTTGGAGCCGTTGATGACCCACTCGTCACCGTCGCGAACGGCGGTGGTCTTCAGCGCGGCGAGGTCGGAGCCGCCGGACGGCTCGGTCATGCCGATCGCGAGGAGGATCTCGCCGGCGGCGACGCCCGGGAGCCAGCGCTCCTTCTGCTCCGGGGTGCCGAGCTCGTTGATGTAGGGCGCGGTGATGTCGGAGTGGATGCCCACGCAGGTCGGCAGCGCCGCGTTGACCTTGGCGAGCTCCTCGGCGAGGACCGCATTGAAGCGGAAGTCGCCGGCGCCGCCGTACTCCTCGTCGAGGGCGAGGCCGAGGAAGCCGTTCTTGCCGGCCTCGAGCCAGAACTCGCGCGGAAGCGCCTTGTCGGCGATGTACTGCTCGGAGTTCGGGATGACCGAACGCTCGAGCCACTGACGCACGGAGGCCCGGAAGTCCTCGTGATCCTCGGTGTAGATGTCGCGCTTGAGTGCCATACCGTCGAGTCTACGTCAGCAAGTTACCGGCCGGTAACCCTCCCCGGATCGCTCCCCCGACCTGACGCCTCGGCCAGCTCCTTGAGCGCCGTGGCCAGAGGCTCCGGGGGTACGACGGGGCGTCGGTCGTCCCGCCCCACGAAGACGTGCACGAAGGTGCCATGGGCGACCGCCTGCGACTCGCCCTCACGGAAGATGCCGATGCCCCAGGTGACGGCGCGGTTGCCCAGCTTGTCGATCCTCAGACCCAGCATGAGGGCGTCGGGAAAGGCGATCTCGCGGTGGTAGCGACAGGTCGACTCGGCCACGACACCGATGACCGGACCGTCCTGGATGTCGAGCCCGTGGGCGACCATCCAGGCATTGGCGACCGTGTCGAAGTAGCTGTAGTAGGTCACGTTGTTGACGTGGCCGTAGATGTCGTTGTCCATCCAGCGGGTCTGGAGGGCCATGTGGTGGGGGTAGTCGGCGAGGGTCGGGATGACGGCGCGCTCGGTGTCTGCGCGTTCGGAGCTGCTGCCTGCGGTGCTGTCGGCGGTCACCAGATGCTCACTGCCTGCTCGAAGATCTGCGTGAGCTCGTCGTCGTGGATCGGTGCGGGGGCGTTGTCGAGAAGCCTGCGCTGGGGACTCGCGCCCTCGACCAGACCCGGGATGTCGTCCGTCGTGTAACCGACGCCGCTGAGACCGTTGGGCGCGCCGACGTCGCGCATCAGGGTGGCCAGGGTCTCGGAGAGCACCTCTCCTGCTTCCGACGGTGCCGCGTCGGCGATGTGGGCGGGTGCGAGCAGGCGGGCACCCTCGAGGTGTCGCTCGGGGCTGGTCTCCGCGAGGAGGCGGAAGGCGGCCGGAGCGTTCACCGCCACCGCGAAGCCGTGCGGCACCAGGGCCTCGTCGCCCGGATAGCCCTCGGGGCGGTAGCTGCTCGTGTCGTGGATCCGGCCGGCGACGGCGTACGCCATCGCGTGCGGG of Nocardioides sp. Kera G14 contains these proteins:
- the thpR gene encoding RNA 2',3'-cyclic phosphodiesterase, which encodes MRVFAALVPPADVIEHLDDFLDVRREHGDLRWAGAEQFHVTLAFAASTSETVVDDWAERLSQSLGRRTPFEAALGGGGAFPDAARAKVLWVGVTAPEGAVEALAVNARNAANASGIAVDGARFRPHLTVARLGFPIDVTRWIRILDSYEGPAWTVDTVTLLQSHLGEGPRRRPRYEPLAELPLGG
- a CDS encoding VIT family protein; amino-acid sequence: MAELIDLHEHAHGDVGEGLSNRLNWLRAGVLGANDGIVSVAGIVMGVAGATSNRSDIVIAGVAALVAGALSMAAGEYVSVSTQRDAELALIDAEKHDLAHMPEEELHHLTHMLEERGLTPETAAKAAVELTEWNDLRVHAKLEFNIDVDDVTNPWGAALASAVSFTIGALLPVLMILLPAGVRIWATLAAVAVALAITGWVSAKVGYAKPGRALVRNVAGGVLAMLVTWGIGHLLGTTVV
- a CDS encoding S8 family serine peptidase, whose amino-acid sequence is MNKLTRLSVAALAATTLGAGALIVPALAPAASAAPLTHKQGDFVASTGMGKSVAVSKYDSYVVLLKSDPLLGKFSKDQLDTEAASKAQAAIVADHDAVLEDAGVATSTVTQDLTVAANGFAVAGVDHADALRLAADPKVAAVVPNELRQAEDSTAAPASFKAGPVRKHDREQTTLPSSTQKTRPGGTKAPSAYTPTAKGKVPTEEQFLNLTDKGEAYASGINGEGVLVGVIDTGIWPEHPSFADDGTFPAAPDLGPDSCQFGNTAANPNDKPFTCNNKLVGARDETTTYRAVEGAEPDEFVSARDDEGHGTHTASTTAGDADVKAYIQGRYVDTTTGIAPRAQIIAYKALGNGGGFTSDLSAAIDQAVADGVDVINYSIGGGANLLGADAVSFLFAADAGVFASVSAGNSGPGPETIGGPSDSPWVTSVAAGTEPRFYQGTLKLGNGRTYTGASVTATLPSKPIVDAADLGNPLCLVDTSFTASVKGKIVECHRGSNGRVEKSLTVSNAGGVGMILANVDTPEQDNLFTDTFFVPTVHVDQSVGDRITAYIHSAKGTATAAITETSTIVTEPWKAPSVTVFSSRGESPTAASIIKPDITAPGIQVLAGASPFTDEGFVQGETFQAIAGTSMAAPQIAGIYALLKQAHPDWSAAEAKSALQTTASLDIRDNDRTTLAGPFDRGAGEVNPGVLTKPGLFNPGLVYDAGFNDYLGFYCDAAPGLFADAAKTCGSLAAAGVPTKTEDLNLATIGVSALVGSETVKRTVTNVSSKSITVTADTSGAPKGYALAVSPSTLTVGAGESASFEVTITNTGSAPEGEWRFGNLTWNGSGYRVNSTIAVKASALGTEAAVSGSGASGTAEIPVKFGDTGTYSAVASGLVASAPLTGSVAQDPDQTYPSSDDDQGGVVKVPVTIGDTAYWRIAYAVPGEDDIDLYLLGPDGTVVAKSTNGGTDEEIDLSHPAAGAYTLVVHGWQVGAATHEFSIDNWIVPTAGGSLTVTSAPASATVNTSGTVGVSWSGASPAGEYLGVVDHTDGSSVLAQTVVDVTGTD
- a CDS encoding acyl-CoA dehydrogenase family protein, translating into MALKRDIYTEDHEDFRASVRQWLERSVIPNSEQYIADKALPREFWLEAGKNGFLGLALDEEYGGAGDFRFNAVLAEELAKVNAALPTCVGIHSDITAPYINELGTPEQKERWLPGVAAGEILLAIGMTEPSGGSDLAALKTTAVRDGDEWVINGSKTFITNGFSADLVVTAARTDPEKGPKGITLFAIEATKEGFSRGRKLDKVGMEESDTAELFFENVRVTDAEIIGELNMGFIHMMQKLQQERLSCAVANLAHAKQILIETLQYTKDRKAFGQSIGQFQHNKFLLAELFTQVEVSEAFLDRCVLEHSKGNLSHVEASKAKWWTSQVQSEVLDHCVQLHGGYGFMNEYRVARAWRDARVTKIWAGSNEIMKELIGRDLGL
- a CDS encoding acyl-CoA thioesterase; amino-acid sequence: MTADSTAGSSSERADTERAVIPTLADYPHHMALQTRWMDNDIYGHVNNVTYYSYFDTVANAWMVAHGLDIQDGPVIGVVAESTCRYHREIAFPDALMLGLRIDKLGNRAVTWGIGIFREGESQAVAHGTFVHVFVGRDDRRPVVPPEPLATALKELAEASGRGSDPGRVTGR